A genomic segment from Toxotes jaculatrix isolate fToxJac2 chromosome 6, fToxJac2.pri, whole genome shotgun sequence encodes:
- the elovl1b gene encoding elongation of very long chain fatty acids protein 1b, with protein sequence MLQEIQEIGSHAMDIYDYLLAGIDPRLKDYPLMQSPIPMTTILLCYLFFVLYLGPRIMANRKPFQLKEAMIVYNFLLVALSIFIVYEFMMSGWVTTYTWRCDAIDTSNSPQALRMVRVAWLFWFSKIIELMDTIFFVLRKKHSQITFLHIFHHSFMPWTWWWGVGYAPGGMGSFHAMVNSSVHIIMYFYYGLAAAGPRFQKFLWWKKYMTAIQLTQFVLVSLHATQYYFMDSCNYQFPFIIHLIWVYGTFFFVLFSNFWVQAYVKGKRLPKQDIKQCQNGTAAYTNGKYHENGKHHENGNGISTSNGSAHHENGSAHMGKMKKA encoded by the exons ATGCTTCAAGAGATTCAGGAGATTGGCTCACATGCCATGGATATCTATGACTACCTCTTGGCAGGAATTG aTCCACGCCTGAAGGACTATCCACTGATGCAGAGTCCCATTCCCATGACCACGATATTGCTGTGCTACCTGTTCTTTGTACTGTACCTGGGACCTCGTATAATGGCCAATCGCAAGCCCTTCCAACTAAAGGAAGCCATGATAGTCTACAACTTCCTGCTAGTGGCGCTGTCCATATTCATTGTATATGAA TTCATGATGTCTGGTTGGGTCACAACGTATACCTGGCGATGTGACGCAATTGATACCTCTAACAGCCCTCAAGCACTACGA ATGGTCCGAGTGGCCTGGCTGTTCTGGTTCTCCAAGATTATTGAGCTCATGGACACA ATCTTCTTTGTTCTGAGGAAAAAGCACAGCCAGATCACCTTCCTACATATCTTTCACCACTCCTTCATGCCCTGGACCTGGTGGTGGGGTGTTGGCTATGCTCCTG GTGGAATGGGATCTTTTCATGCCATGGTGAATTCTTCCGTCCACATCATCATGTATTTCTACTATGGCCTTGCCGCTGCTGGACCACGCTTCCAGAAGTTTTTGTGGTGGAAGAAATACATGACTGCCATTCAGCTC ACCCAGTTTGTCCTGGTATCTCTCCACGCAACCCAGTATTACTTCATGGACAGCTGCAACTACCAGTTCCCCTTTATCATCCACCTCATCTGGGTGTACGGAACCTTCTTCTTCGTGCTCTTCTCCAACTTCTGGGTCCAGGCTTACGTGAAGGGTAAGCGGTTGCCCAAACAGGACATTAAGCAGTGTCAGAACGGCACAGCTGCCTACACCAACGGTAAATACCACGAGAATGGCAAACACCACGAGAACGGCAACGGCATCAGCACCAGCAACGGCTCTGCTCACCACGAAAACGGCAGCGCTCACATGGGCAAGATGAAGAAGGCCTAG
- the mob3c gene encoding MOB kinase activator 3C isoform X1: MALCLGQVFSKDRTFRPRKRFEPGTQRFELYKKAQASLKSGLDLRKVVQLPEGENINDWIAVHVVDFFNRINLIYGTVSEYCTERTCPIMSGGLRYEYRWQDGDDYKKPTKLPALKYMNLLMDWIESLINNEDIFPTRVGVPFPKNFQQVCKKILSRLFRVFVHVYIHHFDSICSMGAEAHINTCYKHYYYFISEFNLIDHSELEPLKEMTEKICN; this comes from the exons ATGGCGCTGTGTCTTGGACAAGTATTCAGCAAAGACAGAACATTCAGGCCAAGGAAGCGGTTTGAGCCCGGCACTCAGAGATTTGAACTCTACAAGAAGGCCCAGGCCTCGCTCAAGTCCGGCTTGGACCTCAGGAAAGTGGTTCAGCTCCCGGAGGGAGAGAACATCAACGACTGGATTGCTGTTCATGTGGTGGATTTCTTTAACAGGATCAACCTAATCTATGGCACGGTGAGCGAGTACTGCACCGAGCGCACATGTCCCATCATGTCTGGGGGGCTGAGGTACGAGTACAGGTGGCAGGACGGCGACGACTACAAGAAACCCACCAAGCTGCCTGCTCTCAAGTACATGAACCTGCTGATGGACTGGATAGAGTCGCTCATCAATAATGAGGACATCTTCCCCACCagagtag GTGTACCTTTCCCCAAGAACTTTCAGCAGGTGTGCAAGAAGATCCTGAGCCGTCTCTTCAGAGTCTTTGTGCATGTTTACATCCATCACTTTGACAGCATCTGCAGCATGGGTGCAGAGGCCCACATCAATACCTGTTACAAGCACTACTACTACTTCATCTCAGAGTTCAACCTCATTGATCACTCTGAACTGGAGCCTCTG AAAGAGATGACGGAGAAGatatgcaattaa
- the mob3c gene encoding MOB kinase activator 3C isoform X2, protein MALCLGQVFSKDRTFRPRKRFEPGTQRFELYKKAQASLKSGLDLRKVVQLPEGENINDWIAVHVVDFFNRINLIYGTVSEYCTERTCPIMSGGLRYEYRWQDGDDYKKPTKLPALKYMNLLMDWIESLINNEDIFPTRVYLSPRTFSRCARRS, encoded by the exons ATGGCGCTGTGTCTTGGACAAGTATTCAGCAAAGACAGAACATTCAGGCCAAGGAAGCGGTTTGAGCCCGGCACTCAGAGATTTGAACTCTACAAGAAGGCCCAGGCCTCGCTCAAGTCCGGCTTGGACCTCAGGAAAGTGGTTCAGCTCCCGGAGGGAGAGAACATCAACGACTGGATTGCTGTTCATGTGGTGGATTTCTTTAACAGGATCAACCTAATCTATGGCACGGTGAGCGAGTACTGCACCGAGCGCACATGTCCCATCATGTCTGGGGGGCTGAGGTACGAGTACAGGTGGCAGGACGGCGACGACTACAAGAAACCCACCAAGCTGCCTGCTCTCAAGTACATGAACCTGCTGATGGACTGGATAGAGTCGCTCATCAATAATGAGGACATCTTCCCCACCaga GTGTACCTTTCCCCAAGAACTTTCAGCAGGTGTGCAAGAAGATCCTGA
- the mknk1 gene encoding MAP kinase-interacting serine/threonine-protein kinase 1 translates to MVRHRVMAELQAFQHSLQGNSLALGQIGQSCGEIRENGIATEERQHVSNGPSDFEKSQPVNIPDAAKRKKKKRTRATDSFTGTFDDLYKLTDEVLGQGAYAKVQGCISLQNGQEFAVKIIEKSAGHSRSRVFREVETLYQCQGNKNILELIQFFEDSSCFYLVFEKLRGGSILTHIQNRKHFDELEASKVVRDIAQALDFLHTKGIAHRDLKLENILCEYTDQVSPVKICDFDLGSGVKLSSACTPITTPELTTPCGSAEYMAPEVVEVFTDEASFYDKRCDLWSLGVILYILLSGSPPFTGHCGTDCGWDRGETCRTCQSHLFESIQQGKYEFPDKDWAHITAGAKDLISKLLVRDATLRLSAAQVLKHPWVQGNAPERGLPTPHVLQRNSSTKDLTQFAAEAIAFNRQLSQHDEQQEDVGVMVCSMRLSPPSNSRLARRRAQSNALRTRDFAPTSDDLAA, encoded by the exons ATGGTGAGGCACAGAGTGATGGCAGAGTTGCAAGCTTTTCAGCACTCTCTCCAG GGTAACTCCCTGGCATTGGGCCAAATAGGGCAGAGCTGTGGGGAAATTCGGGAGAATGGGATTGCCACAGAGGAAAGACAGCACGTTTCCAATGGCCCATCAG ATTTTGAGAAAAGCCAGCCAGTGAACATCCCAGATGCAgctaaaagaaagaagaagaaaagaacaagggCAACAGACAGCTTCACAGGAACTTTTGATG acctctACAAGCTAACAGATGAGGTGCTTGGTCAGGGAGCCTATGCTAAAGTTCAAGGATGCATAAGCCTGCAGAATGGACAGGAGTTTGCTGTGAAG ATCATAGAGAAGAGTGCAGGGCACAGCCGCAGCAGAGTCTTTCGAGAAGTGGAGACACTCTACCAGTGTCAAGGAAACAA GAATATTTTGGAATTGATCCAGTTCTTTGAAGACAGCTCATGCTTTTATTTGGTATTTGAAAAGCTGCGTGGAG GCTCTATTCTCACACACATCCAGAACCGTAAGCACTTTGATGAGCTGGAGGCCAGTAAGGTGGTCAGGGACATTGCCCAAGCACTTGACTTCTTACACACTAAAG GCATTGCCCATAGGGACCTTAAGCTGGAGAATATCCTTTGTGAATACACTGATCAG GTGTCGCCAGTAAAGATCTGTGATTTTGATTTGGGAAGTGGAGTGAAGCTCAGTAGTGCCTGCACACCCATAACAACTCCAGAGCTCACCACACCG TGTGGCTCGGCCGAGTACATGGCTCCAGAAGTAGTGGAGGTGTTCACTGACGAGGCCTCCTTCTACGACAAGCGCTGTGACCTTTGGAGCCTTGGGGTCATTCTCTACATCCTGCTGAGCGGCAGCCCTCCCTTCACAGGCCACTGTGGTACTGACTGTGGCTGGGATCGGGGAGAAACCTGCAGAACCTGCCAG AGTCACCTGTTTGAGAGCATCCAGCAGGGCAAGTATGAGTTTCCAGACAAGGACTGGGCTCACATCACAGCGGGGGCCAAGGATCTCATATCTAAGCTATTGGTTCGGGACGCCACCCTGCGTCTCAGTGCTGCTCAGGTCCTCAAGCACCCTTGGGTGCAGGGG aaCGCTCCAGAGAGAGGTCTTCCAACTCCTCATGTTCTACAGAG GAACAGCAGCACCAAAGACCTGACCCAGTTTGCTGCAGAAGCCATTGCCTTTAACCGGCAGCTGTCCCAGCATGACGAGCAGCAGGAGGACGTCGGAGTTATGGTCTGCTCCATGAGGCTTTCTCCTCCTTCCAACTCCAGGCTGGCTCGTAGACGGGCGCAGTCCAACGCCCTGCGCACCAGGGATTTCGCACCCACTTCGGATGACCTTGCAGCCTGA
- the LOC121183341 gene encoding transmembrane protein 275-like produces MVLSEKTSRPSAPQKLHKQRALQHQSLPSPALCCACGLCIMLAGINITLVGAFAFGTFIPTVNPPIIIGPLLLLIALAFFTACCVVSRRPPAHMAHMARKAKGGEKWGLMRMGTAAFEMETSEHTLQDTTAVQLSPTNSPCSSHKSSSSHKMSVSSQANSPSPETVPV; encoded by the exons ATGGTGCTGTCTGAAAAAACCTCCAGACCGTCTGCTCCGCAGAAGCTCCACAAGCAGCGTGCTCTGCAGCACCAGAGCCTGCCCTCCCCTGCCTTGTGCTGCGCCTGCGGCCTGTGCATCATGCTGGCTGGCATCAACATTACCTTGGTGGGAGCTTTTGCCTTTGGCACCTTCATCCCCACTGTCAACCCCCCCATCATCATCGGGCCCCTTCTCTTACTGATAGCTCTGGCTTTCTTCACAGCCTGCTGTGTGGTCAGCAGGAGACCCCCGGCACACATGGCCCACATGGCCCGCAAGGCTAAAGGGGGTGAGAAGTGGGGGTTGATGCGGATGGGGACGGCGGCGTTTGAGATGGAGACGAGCGAGCACACGCTTCAGGACACTACGGCTGTCCAGCTCAGCCCCACCAACTCCCCCTGCTCTTCTCATAAGTCCAGCTCCAGCCAT AAGATGAGTGTGTCCAGCCAAGCTAATTCTCCGAGTCCTGAAACGGTTCCTGTGTAA